The following proteins come from a genomic window of Kitasatospora sp. NBC_01246:
- a CDS encoding RNA degradosome polyphosphate kinase, which produces MSIPRPVSAPLSPPARMSSALGIPPELPAADDELFDELPQGRFLDRERSWLAFNERVLELAEDPQIPLLERTKFLAIFASNLDEFFMVRVAGLKRRIATGVAQRSASGLQPREVLDLIWTRSRELMARHAAACQQEVLPDLASEGIELVRWPELAEKEQARLHTLFRQKIFPVLTPLAVDPAHPFPYISGLSLNLAVVVRNPVSGHKHFARVKVPQSLARFLEASPQRYVPLEDVMGAHLEELFPGMEVLAHHAFRVTRNEDLEVEEDDTENILKALEKELMRRRFGPPVRLEVEESIDPYILDLLVRELNITEAEVFPLPGPLDLTGLFGIADLDRPELKYPKFVAGTARGLTDVESASQPDIFAAMREREVLLHHPYDSFSTSVQAFLEQAAGDPDVLAIKQTLYRTSGDSPIVDALIDAAESGKQVLVLVEIKARFDEQANIKWARKLEESGCHVVYGLVGLKTHCKLSLVVRQEGDTLRRYSHVGTGNYHPKTARLYEDIGLLTSDPQVGADLSDLFNRLSGYSRRESYRRLLTAPRGLRDGLISRIHNEIAHHRAGRPAFVKIKVNSIVDEAVIDALYRASQAGVPVDVWVRGICAIRPGVPGLSENIRVRSVLGRFLEHSRIFVFGNNGDPEVWIGSADMMHRNLDRRIEALMRITDPAHRAELSGLIDLGVSDETESWHLGPDGAWTRHAQDAEGKPLRHVQDLLIDSRQRRRAATAR; this is translated from the coding sequence ATGAGCATCCCCCGCCCTGTCTCTGCCCCGCTGTCCCCTCCGGCCCGGATGTCCAGTGCGCTGGGGATACCGCCGGAGCTTCCGGCCGCGGACGACGAGTTGTTCGACGAACTGCCCCAGGGCCGTTTCCTGGACCGCGAGCGCAGCTGGCTCGCGTTCAACGAGCGGGTGCTGGAACTGGCGGAGGATCCGCAGATCCCGCTGCTGGAGCGGACCAAGTTCCTCGCGATCTTCGCGAGCAACCTGGACGAGTTCTTCATGGTCCGGGTGGCCGGCCTGAAGCGCCGGATCGCCACCGGGGTGGCCCAGCGCAGTGCCTCCGGCCTCCAGCCGCGCGAGGTGCTGGACCTCATCTGGACCCGTTCGCGCGAGCTGATGGCGCGGCACGCCGCCGCCTGCCAGCAGGAGGTCCTGCCGGACCTCGCGAGCGAGGGCATCGAGCTGGTCCGCTGGCCCGAGCTGGCCGAGAAGGAGCAGGCCCGCCTGCACACCCTGTTCCGACAGAAGATCTTCCCGGTGCTCACCCCGCTGGCGGTGGACCCGGCCCACCCGTTCCCCTACATATCGGGACTCTCCCTCAACCTCGCCGTGGTGGTGCGCAACCCGGTCTCCGGGCACAAGCACTTCGCCCGGGTGAAGGTGCCGCAGTCCCTGGCCCGCTTCCTGGAGGCCTCCCCCCAGCGCTACGTGCCGCTGGAGGACGTCATGGGCGCCCATCTGGAGGAGCTCTTCCCGGGGATGGAGGTGCTCGCGCACCACGCCTTCCGGGTCACCAGGAACGAGGACCTGGAGGTCGAGGAGGACGACACCGAGAACATCCTCAAAGCCCTGGAGAAGGAGCTCATGCGGCGGCGCTTCGGCCCGCCGGTGCGGCTGGAGGTCGAGGAGTCGATCGACCCCTACATCCTGGACCTGCTGGTGCGGGAGCTGAACATCACCGAGGCGGAGGTCTTCCCGCTGCCCGGTCCGCTCGACCTCACCGGTCTGTTCGGCATCGCCGACCTGGACCGCCCCGAGCTGAAGTACCCGAAGTTCGTCGCGGGTACGGCGCGCGGTCTGACCGACGTCGAGTCGGCCTCGCAGCCGGACATCTTCGCCGCGATGCGCGAGCGGGAGGTCCTGCTGCACCACCCGTACGACAGCTTCTCGACCTCGGTGCAGGCCTTCCTGGAGCAGGCCGCGGGCGACCCGGACGTGCTGGCGATCAAGCAGACGCTGTACCGGACCTCCGGTGACTCGCCGATCGTGGACGCGCTGATCGACGCCGCCGAGTCGGGCAAGCAGGTGCTGGTGCTGGTCGAGATCAAGGCGCGCTTCGACGAGCAGGCCAACATCAAGTGGGCCCGCAAGCTGGAGGAGTCCGGCTGCCACGTGGTCTACGGCCTGGTCGGGCTGAAGACGCACTGCAAGCTGTCCCTGGTGGTCCGCCAGGAGGGCGACACCCTGCGCCGCTACTCGCACGTCGGCACCGGCAACTACCACCCGAAGACGGCCCGGCTGTACGAGGACATCGGGCTGCTGACCTCGGACCCGCAGGTCGGCGCGGACCTCTCGGACCTCTTCAACCGGCTCTCCGGCTACTCGCGCCGCGAGTCCTACCGGCGGCTGCTGACCGCGCCGCGCGGCCTGCGGGACGGGCTGATCTCCCGGATCCACAACGAGATCGCCCATCACCGGGCCGGCCGTCCGGCGTTCGTGAAGATCAAGGTCAACTCGATCGTCGACGAGGCCGTGATCGACGCGCTCTACCGGGCCTCCCAGGCCGGAGTACCGGTGGACGTCTGGGTGCGCGGGATCTGCGCGATCCGCCCGGGTGTGCCGGGGCTGAGCGAGAACATCCGGGTGCGCAGCGTCCTCGGGCGGTTCCTGGAGCACTCGCGGATCTTCGTCTTCGGCAACAACGGGGACCCGGAGGTGTGGATCGGCAGCGCCGACATGATGCACCGCAACCTGGACCGCCGGATCGAGGCGCTGATGCGGATCACCGACCCGGCGCACCGGGCCGAGCTGTCCGGGCTGATCGACCTGGGAGTGTCGGACGAGACCGAGTCCTGGCACCTCGGGCCGGACGGCGCCTGGACCCGTCACGCCCAGGACGCCGAGGGCAAGCCGCTGCGACACGTCCAGGACCTGCTCATCGACTCGCGCCAGCGCCGCCGCGCCGCCACCGCCCGCTGA
- a CDS encoding CHAD domain-containing protein has protein sequence MTDAPMTAQTASTATAGDILSSHLTAQAGAFLRALPMAVGEVGARPGAAVVPSTGTAGLLRAVRRIGGLLHTFGGSFDQAWAQESRTELRWLLNLLALEPGYVRRSARLLGALDALTGSEADGPGMLAGHAGAPKARALLDRQLTLARTRAHSTVLQELRSARLHALADRMTLLVAEAPLLETADGRAGAVLLPQAATAFGALTASAQQLPLRRAATPYGGDGLRRLGAVPAARGAMDADAALAADDAPWHRVRILVNRARYALEVCGLPAAELDALDEVLRRHQEAADAAVTAATAARTPRITPATAYVLGVVHADQRLEVEAARYAFGRRWPELPPGLDGWLEIPPAEGRGYTPAPRTA, from the coding sequence ATGACCGATGCGCCGATGACGGCCCAGACGGCCTCCACCGCGACCGCCGGGGACATCCTCTCCAGCCATCTCACGGCCCAGGCCGGGGCGTTCCTGCGGGCGCTGCCGATGGCCGTGGGCGAGGTCGGCGCCAGACCGGGGGCGGCCGTCGTCCCGTCCACCGGCACGGCCGGACTGCTGCGGGCGGTACGGCGGATCGGCGGGCTGCTGCACACCTTCGGCGGGTCCTTCGACCAGGCCTGGGCGCAGGAGTCGCGCACCGAGCTGCGCTGGCTGCTGAACCTGCTGGCGCTGGAGCCGGGGTACGTCCGCCGGTCGGCCCGGCTGCTGGGCGCGCTGGACGCGCTGACCGGCAGCGAGGCGGACGGTCCCGGCATGCTGGCCGGCCACGCCGGGGCGCCGAAGGCGCGGGCGCTGCTCGACCGCCAGCTGACGCTGGCCCGGACCAGGGCGCACTCGACCGTGCTGCAGGAGCTCCGTTCGGCGCGGCTGCACGCGCTGGCGGACCGGATGACGCTGCTGGTCGCCGAGGCGCCGCTGCTGGAGACGGCGGACGGCCGGGCCGGCGCGGTGCTGCTGCCGCAGGCGGCGACGGCGTTCGGCGCGCTGACGGCGAGCGCCCAGCAGCTGCCGCTGCGGCGGGCGGCCACCCCGTACGGCGGGGACGGTCTGCGCCGGCTCGGCGCGGTGCCGGCGGCCCGGGGCGCGATGGACGCCGACGCGGCGCTGGCGGCGGACGACGCGCCGTGGCACCGGGTGCGGATCCTGGTGAATCGGGCCCGCTACGCGCTGGAGGTGTGCGGCCTTCCGGCAGCCGAGCTGGACGCGCTGGACGAGGTGCTGCGCCGGCACCAGGAGGCGGCCGACGCGGCGGTCACCGCGGCCACGGCGGCGCGGACGCCGAGGATCACACCCGCGACCGCCTACGTGCTCGGCGTGGTGCATGCTGATCAACGACTGGAGGTGGAGGCGGCACGGTACGCCTTCGGCCGCCGGTGGCCCGAACTCCCGCCGGGCCTGGACGGCTGGCTGGAGATCCCCCCTGCCGAGGGCAGGGGGTACACCCCCGCACCCCGGACGGCATGA
- a CDS encoding NUDIX hydrolase — protein MSSPRPGRGPVVLAAGAVLWLPGRPKKSGRLGRPRIALIHRPKYDDWSLPKGKLDPGEGVVEAALREVREETGFSCVLGDELPTQHYLAQGRPKEVRYWAAVPAAGEFRPNREVDRLEWLPAGKARARLTHERDRVLVDALLGMLGARPVRSS, from the coding sequence ATCAGCAGCCCGCGGCCCGGGCGGGGGCCGGTGGTGCTGGCCGCCGGAGCGGTGCTCTGGCTGCCGGGGCGCCCGAAGAAGAGCGGTCGGCTCGGGCGGCCGCGGATCGCGCTGATCCACCGGCCCAAGTACGACGACTGGAGCCTGCCGAAGGGCAAGCTCGACCCGGGGGAGGGCGTGGTCGAGGCGGCGCTGCGCGAGGTGCGCGAGGAGACCGGGTTCTCCTGCGTGCTGGGGGACGAGCTGCCGACGCAGCACTACCTGGCGCAGGGGCGGCCGAAGGAGGTCCGGTACTGGGCGGCGGTGCCGGCGGCCGGGGAGTTCCGGCCGAACCGGGAGGTGGACCGGCTGGAGTGGCTGCCGGCGGGGAAGGCCAGGGCCAGGCTGACGCACGAGCGCGACCGGGTGCTGGTGGACGCGCTGCTCGGGATGCTCGGCGCGCGGCCGGTCCGGTCCTCGTAG
- the pstS gene encoding phosphate ABC transporter substrate-binding protein PstS, protein MKLQRNGRSKALAIGAMALVSSLSLAACGSDENNTNASGGSGSASAPAIACGSKPAALISAGSTAQGNAIDVWKNNFGAACSGSSINYGGGGSGAGVQQFNQGKIQFAGSDSPLKPAEVEDSKKVCTGGQGINLPLVAGLISIVYNVDGVDNLVLDGATTAKIFDSQITKWNDPAIAALNPGAKLPDADIQAVHRTDDSGTNENLTKYFAKVSNGAWSYPAAKAWAGKGGQGANGSAGVAAQVKQVKNSISYAELSYAQSNNLKSAAIATGASKPVEATAANAATTFAKAKIAGTGSDLALTLDYGTKEEGSYPIVLVTYEIVCDKGNKADTLDALKAFLTYAASDAGQKAVGDTGYVALPKELTDKVNAVIPTLA, encoded by the coding sequence GTGAAGCTCCAGCGGAACGGCCGCTCCAAGGCCCTCGCCATCGGTGCCATGGCGCTCGTCAGCTCGCTGTCGCTCGCCGCCTGCGGTTCGGACGAGAACAACACCAACGCGTCCGGCGGCAGCGGCTCCGCCTCGGCTCCCGCGATCGCCTGTGGCAGCAAGCCCGCCGCCCTGATCTCCGCGGGTTCCACCGCGCAGGGCAACGCGATCGACGTCTGGAAGAACAACTTCGGCGCCGCGTGCTCCGGCTCCAGCATCAACTACGGCGGCGGCGGCTCGGGCGCGGGTGTCCAGCAGTTCAACCAGGGCAAGATCCAGTTCGCCGGTTCCGACTCGCCGCTGAAGCCGGCCGAGGTCGAGGACAGCAAGAAGGTCTGCACCGGCGGCCAGGGCATCAACCTGCCGCTCGTCGCGGGTCTGATCTCGATCGTCTACAACGTGGACGGCGTCGACAACCTGGTCCTGGACGGCGCGACCACCGCCAAGATCTTCGACTCGCAGATCACCAAGTGGAACGACCCGGCGATCGCCGCGCTGAACCCGGGCGCCAAGCTGCCGGACGCCGACATCCAGGCCGTCCACCGCACGGACGACTCGGGCACCAACGAGAACCTGACCAAGTACTTCGCCAAGGTCTCCAACGGCGCCTGGAGCTACCCGGCCGCCAAGGCCTGGGCCGGCAAGGGCGGCCAGGGCGCGAACGGCTCCGCCGGTGTCGCGGCCCAGGTGAAGCAGGTCAAGAACTCGATCAGCTACGCCGAGCTGTCCTACGCGCAGAGCAACAACCTGAAGAGCGCCGCGATCGCCACCGGCGCCTCCAAGCCGGTCGAGGCCACCGCCGCCAACGCCGCCACCACCTTCGCCAAGGCGAAGATCGCCGGCACCGGCAGCGACCTGGCGCTGACCCTCGACTACGGCACCAAGGAGGAGGGTTCCTACCCGATCGTCCTGGTCACCTACGAGATCGTCTGCGACAAGGGCAACAAGGCCGACACCCTCGACGCGCTGAAGGCGTTCCTGACCTACGCCGCCAGCGACGCCGGTCAGAAGGCGGTCGGCGACACCGGCTACGTCGCGCTCCCGAAGGAGCTGACGGACAAGGTCAACGCGGTCATCCCGACCCTGGCCTGA
- the pstC gene encoding phosphate ABC transporter permease subunit PstC, giving the protein MTSSSPAAPRGRERRKRDSRLGDKIFMNAARGSGILLLVIMAAIAGFLTWRAGIALSKNEGNFLTTFEWTPDAAKPVFGIAVLAFGTIISAALAMAIAVPVAIGIALFISHYAPRRIAQPFAYLVDLLAAVPSIIYGLWGALFLVPHLYGLTSWLDEYLGWTYVFDQSRVGTVPRTLFTVGILLAIMILPIITAVTREVFRQVPRMHEEAALALGATRWEMIRTAVLPFGRPGIISASMLGLGRALGETIAVAVVLSSNNVLSLHLLDPGGGTFAQNIALKFAEAQPFGRDALMASGLVLFVITLVVNGAARLIVARRKEYSGANA; this is encoded by the coding sequence ATGACTTCATCCTCCCCTGCCGCCCCGCGAGGCAGGGAACGCCGCAAGCGTGACAGCCGGCTCGGCGACAAGATCTTCATGAACGCCGCCCGTGGGTCGGGCATCCTGCTGCTGGTCATCATGGCCGCCATCGCAGGCTTCCTGACCTGGCGCGCGGGCATCGCGCTGAGCAAGAACGAGGGCAACTTCCTCACCACCTTCGAGTGGACGCCGGACGCCGCGAAGCCCGTCTTCGGCATCGCCGTCCTGGCGTTCGGCACCATCATCAGCGCGGCGCTCGCGATGGCGATCGCCGTCCCGGTGGCCATCGGGATCGCGCTGTTCATCTCGCACTACGCGCCGCGCCGGATCGCCCAGCCGTTCGCCTACCTGGTGGACCTGCTGGCCGCCGTGCCCAGCATCATCTACGGCCTCTGGGGCGCGCTCTTCCTGGTGCCGCACCTCTACGGGCTGACCAGCTGGCTGGACGAGTACCTCGGCTGGACGTACGTCTTCGACCAGTCCCGGGTCGGCACCGTGCCGCGCACGCTGTTCACCGTGGGCATCCTGCTGGCCATCATGATCCTGCCGATCATCACCGCGGTGACCCGGGAGGTCTTCCGGCAGGTGCCGCGGATGCACGAGGAGGCGGCGCTCGCGCTCGGCGCGACCCGCTGGGAGATGATCCGCACCGCGGTGCTGCCGTTCGGCCGCCCCGGCATCATCTCGGCCTCGATGCTCGGCCTCGGCCGTGCGCTCGGCGAGACCATCGCGGTCGCGGTGGTGCTCTCCTCCAACAACGTCCTCTCGCTCCACCTGCTCGACCCGGGCGGTGGCACCTTCGCGCAGAACATCGCGCTGAAGTTCGCCGAGGCCCAGCCCTTCGGCCGGGACGCGCTGATGGCCTCCGGCCTCGTCCTGTTCGTGATCACCCTCGTGGTGAACGGTGCCGCGCGGCTGATCGTCGCCCGCCGCAAGGAGTACTCGGGGGCCAACGCATGA
- the pstA gene encoding phosphate ABC transporter permease PstA, with the protein MSAATTSVPADTRPVGRPLTSNRLPRWTPAAVAAGSIALGCGIGAVGGLESHLQWGLISALLFLGISYGLAARVEGRRQAKDRFATSVVWVAFILAVVPLAALTIYTVQQGAEVVNGNFLTHSMKGVRYSGPGGGIYHALIGTIEQVLLATAMAAPIGLLTAVYLVEYGRGRLAKAVTFFVDVMTGVPSIVAGLFILSLWNIALGFSYSGFSGSLALAILMMPVVVRSTEEMLKLVPNELREASYALGVPKWKTILRIVLPTAIGGITTGLMLAVARITGETAPVMMLVFGADFINSDPFNGPQQSLPMYIWQQYAVVNNDYGYARAWGAALVLIAFVMGLNLIARGIARWRSPKGGR; encoded by the coding sequence ATGAGCGCCGCGACCACGTCCGTTCCGGCGGACACCCGCCCGGTCGGCCGCCCGCTGACCTCCAACCGCCTGCCCAGGTGGACCCCGGCCGCCGTCGCCGCCGGCTCGATCGCGCTCGGCTGCGGGATCGGCGCGGTCGGCGGGCTGGAGAGCCACCTGCAGTGGGGCCTCATCTCGGCGCTGCTGTTCCTGGGGATCAGCTACGGGCTCGCCGCCCGGGTCGAGGGCCGCCGCCAGGCCAAGGACCGCTTCGCCACCTCGGTGGTCTGGGTCGCCTTCATCCTGGCCGTGGTGCCGCTGGCCGCGCTCACCATCTACACCGTCCAGCAGGGCGCGGAGGTGGTGAACGGCAACTTCCTGACGCACTCGATGAAGGGCGTCCGCTACTCGGGCCCCGGCGGCGGCATCTACCACGCGCTGATCGGCACCATCGAGCAGGTCCTGCTGGCCACCGCGATGGCCGCCCCGATCGGTCTGCTGACCGCCGTCTACCTGGTCGAGTACGGCCGGGGCCGGCTCGCCAAGGCGGTCACCTTCTTCGTCGACGTCATGACGGGTGTCCCGTCGATCGTCGCCGGTCTGTTCATCCTGTCCCTGTGGAACATCGCCCTCGGCTTCTCCTACTCGGGCTTCTCGGGCTCCCTCGCGCTGGCGATCCTGATGATGCCGGTCGTGGTCCGTTCCACCGAGGAGATGCTGAAGCTCGTCCCGAACGAGCTGCGCGAGGCGTCGTACGCCCTCGGCGTGCCGAAGTGGAAGACCATCCTGCGGATCGTCCTCCCCACCGCGATCGGCGGCATCACCACCGGTCTGATGCTCGCGGTCGCCCGCATCACGGGCGAGACCGCCCCGGTGATGATGCTGGTCTTCGGCGCGGACTTCATCAACAGTGACCCGTTCAACGGGCCGCAGCAGTCGCTGCCGATGTACATCTGGCAGCAGTACGCGGTGGTGAACAACGACTACGGCTACGCCCGTGCCTGGGGCGCGGCGCTGGTGCTGATCGCCTTCGTGATGGGGCTCAACCTCATCGCCCGGGGCATCGCACGCTGGCGTTCGCCCAAGGGCGGACGCTGA
- the pstB gene encoding phosphate ABC transporter ATP-binding protein PstB translates to MAKRIDVSGLSAFYGTTKAIEDISMSIEPRSVTAFIGPSGCGKSTFLRTLNRMHEVIPGARVEGKVLLDDENLYGSHVDPVAVRRAVGMVFQRPNPFPTMSIYDNVIAGLKLAGVRKKSVLDGVVEKSLKGANLWNEVKDRLNKPGAGLSGGQQQRLCIARAIAVEPQVLLMDEPCSALDPISTLAIEDLIGELKSQFTIVIVTHNMQQAARVSDRTAFFNLAGVGQPGKLIELDDTQRIFSNPSVQATEDYISGRFG, encoded by the coding sequence ATGGCCAAGCGCATCGACGTCAGCGGACTGTCCGCCTTCTACGGCACCACCAAGGCCATCGAGGACATCTCGATGAGCATCGAGCCCCGCTCGGTGACGGCCTTCATCGGCCCCTCGGGCTGCGGCAAGTCCACCTTCCTGCGGACCCTCAACCGGATGCACGAGGTGATCCCCGGCGCCCGTGTCGAGGGCAAGGTGCTCCTGGACGACGAGAACCTCTACGGCTCGCACGTCGACCCGGTCGCCGTCCGCCGGGCGGTCGGCATGGTGTTCCAGCGGCCGAACCCGTTCCCGACGATGTCGATCTACGACAACGTGATCGCCGGGCTGAAGCTCGCGGGCGTCCGCAAGAAGTCCGTCCTGGACGGCGTGGTGGAGAAGTCCCTCAAGGGCGCCAACCTGTGGAACGAGGTCAAGGACCGGCTGAACAAGCCGGGTGCCGGCCTCTCCGGCGGTCAGCAGCAGCGCCTCTGCATCGCCCGCGCCATCGCGGTCGAGCCGCAGGTCCTGCTGATGGACGAGCCCTGCTCGGCGCTCGACCCGATCTCCACCCTCGCCATCGAGGACCTGATCGGCGAGCTGAAGTCCCAGTTCACGATCGTGATCGTGACGCACAACATGCAGCAGGCGGCCCGCGTCAGCGACCGCACCGCCTTCTTCAACCTCGCCGGGGTCGGCCAGCCGGGCAAGCTGATCGAGCTGGACGACACCCAGCGGATCTTCTCCAACCCGTCCGTGCAGGCGACCGAGGACTACATCTCCGGCCGCTTCGGCTAG
- a CDS encoding inorganic phosphate transporter, with protein sequence MDLAALIAVLGVAFFFTYTNGFHDSANAIATSVSTRALTPRAALAMAAVMNLAGAFLGSGVAHTVSKGIIATPTGNQGMAILFAALVGAIAWNLVTWYFGLPSSSSHALFGGMVGAALAGGTEVIWGGVLDKIVIPMIVSPIVGLVGGYLVMLAILWIFRRANPHRAKRNFRVAQTASAAAMALAHGLQDAQKTMGIVVMALTISGHHDSSDIPVWVKISCATMLSLGTYAGGWRIMRTLGRKIIELDPPQGFAAEATASTVMYITSFVFKAPISTTHVITSAIMGVGATKRIRAVRWGVAKNIVLGWFITMPAAAIVAALMYWFVHLFWG encoded by the coding sequence GTGGACCTGGCTGCACTCATCGCCGTCCTCGGCGTTGCGTTCTTCTTCACCTACACCAACGGCTTCCACGACTCCGCGAACGCCATCGCCACCTCGGTCTCCACCCGGGCCCTCACCCCGCGGGCCGCGCTCGCGATGGCCGCGGTGATGAACCTGGCCGGCGCCTTCCTCGGCAGCGGCGTGGCGCACACCGTCTCCAAGGGCATCATCGCCACCCCGACCGGCAACCAGGGCATGGCGATCCTGTTCGCCGCCCTCGTCGGCGCGATCGCCTGGAACCTGGTCACCTGGTACTTCGGCCTGCCGTCCTCCTCCTCCCACGCGCTGTTCGGCGGCATGGTCGGGGCGGCCCTGGCCGGCGGCACCGAGGTGATCTGGGGCGGCGTCCTCGACAAGATCGTCATCCCGATGATCGTCTCGCCGATCGTCGGCCTGGTCGGCGGCTACCTCGTCATGCTGGCGATCCTGTGGATCTTCCGGCGGGCCAACCCGCACCGCGCCAAGCGCAACTTCCGGGTCGCGCAGACCGCCTCGGCCGCCGCCATGGCCCTCGCGCACGGTCTGCAGGACGCCCAGAAGACCATGGGCATCGTGGTCATGGCGCTCACCATCTCGGGCCACCACGACAGCAGTGACATCCCGGTCTGGGTGAAGATCTCCTGCGCCACGATGCTCTCGCTGGGCACCTACGCGGGCGGCTGGCGGATCATGCGGACCCTCGGCCGCAAGATCATCGAGCTGGACCCGCCGCAGGGCTTCGCCGCCGAGGCCACCGCCTCGACGGTCATGTACATCACCTCGTTCGTCTTCAAGGCGCCGATCTCCACCACCCACGTGATCACCTCGGCGATCATGGGCGTGGGCGCCACCAAGCGGATCCGCGCGGTCCGCTGGGGCGTCGCGAAGAACATCGTGCTCGGCTGGTTCATCACGATGCCGGCCGCGGCGATCGTCGCGGCGCTGATGTACTGGTTCGTCCACCTGTTCTGGGGCTGA
- a CDS encoding DUF47 domain-containing protein, which produces MRFSLTPKETSFYDMFAAAAENLVVGSKLLLELLGSDVSARAEIVERMRAAEHAGDDTTHAVFHQLNSSFITPFDREDIYSLASSLDDIMDFMEEAVDLVVLYDIQTLPKGIEQQIEVLARAAELTAEAMPNLRTMSNLTEYWIEVNRLENQADQIHRKLLAHLFSGQYDAIEVLKLKQVVDVLEEAADAFEHVANTVETIAVKES; this is translated from the coding sequence GTGCGTTTTAGCCTGACCCCGAAGGAGACGAGTTTCTACGACATGTTCGCCGCGGCCGCGGAGAACCTCGTCGTGGGATCGAAGCTCCTGCTGGAGCTGCTGGGATCAGACGTGTCGGCCCGCGCGGAGATCGTCGAGCGCATGCGCGCCGCCGAGCACGCCGGGGACGACACCACCCATGCGGTCTTCCACCAGCTGAACTCGTCGTTCATCACGCCCTTCGACCGCGAGGACATCTACAGCCTCGCCTCGTCGCTGGACGACATCATGGACTTCATGGAGGAGGCCGTCGACCTGGTCGTCCTCTACGACATCCAGACCCTGCCCAAGGGCATCGAACAGCAGATCGAGGTGCTGGCGCGCGCCGCCGAGCTCACCGCCGAGGCGATGCCGAACCTGCGCACCATGTCCAACCTCACCGAGTACTGGATCGAGGTCAACCGGCTGGAGAACCAGGCCGACCAGATCCACCGCAAGCTGCTCGCCCACCTGTTCTCCGGCCAGTACGACGCCATCGAGGTGCTCAAGCTCAAGCAGGTCGTGGACGTCCTTGAGGAGGCGGCGGACGCGTTCGAGCACGTCGCCAACACGGTGGAGACCATCGCCGTCAAGGAGTCCTGA
- a CDS encoding metal-sensitive transcriptional regulator: MTTTEARTDPDQAPGGEPHGTAAGPAAPEAPAQHGGHGGHGPHGYSAQKDAHLKRLRRIEGQIRGLQRMVDEDVYCIDVLTQVSAGTKALQSFALSLLEEHLRHCVAAAAEEGGAELDAKVAEATAAIGRLLRS; encoded by the coding sequence ATGACCACGACGGAAGCGCGCACCGACCCGGACCAGGCGCCGGGGGGCGAGCCGCACGGCACCGCCGCCGGGCCGGCCGCTCCGGAGGCGCCCGCACAGCACGGTGGGCACGGCGGACACGGTCCGCACGGGTACAGCGCCCAGAAGGACGCCCACCTCAAGCGCCTGCGCCGGATCGAGGGCCAGATCCGCGGCCTCCAGCGGATGGTCGACGAGGACGTCTACTGCATCGACGTGCTGACCCAGGTGTCGGCCGGTACCAAGGCCCTGCAGTCCTTCGCGCTGTCCCTGCTGGAGGAGCACCTGCGGCACTGCGTCGCCGCGGCCGCCGAGGAGGGCGGCGCCGAGCTGGACGCCAAGGTGGCGGAGGCCACCGCTGCGATCGGCCGGCTGCTGCGCAGCTAG
- a CDS encoding phosphatase PAP2 family protein produces MSTPLADTTNPDLGLLYAVNGLAKRSPQWLDHSVSWIGEYGILIGLALLGLVGWLQARRRPDAPVAVAGLLWAPLAVALAELANLPIAAIVNRPRPFVDHAGLDVLVEGKEGTHSFVSDHSTMSMGIAVALFLVNRRLGWIAGGLALLQGFCRMYMGVHYPTDVIGGFALATAVVLLLAPIAMAVLVPLCHALSRTAAAPLIRAPQSGNRPRGGRRGRTGGTVTSGEQPPESDLAA; encoded by the coding sequence GTGTCGACGCCGCTTGCCGACACGACCAACCCCGACCTCGGACTGCTCTACGCCGTCAACGGCCTGGCCAAGCGCTCCCCGCAGTGGTTGGACCACTCGGTCTCCTGGATCGGCGAGTACGGCATCCTGATCGGCCTGGCCCTGCTGGGGCTGGTCGGCTGGCTCCAGGCGCGACGCCGCCCGGACGCCCCGGTGGCCGTCGCCGGCCTGCTCTGGGCGCCGCTCGCGGTCGCACTGGCCGAGCTGGCGAACCTGCCGATCGCCGCCATCGTCAACCGCCCGCGGCCGTTCGTCGACCATGCCGGGCTCGACGTGCTGGTGGAGGGCAAGGAGGGCACCCACTCCTTCGTGAGCGACCACTCGACGATGTCGATGGGCATCGCGGTGGCCCTGTTCCTGGTGAACCGGCGGCTGGGCTGGATCGCCGGCGGCCTCGCGCTGCTGCAGGGCTTCTGCCGGATGTACATGGGCGTCCACTACCCCACCGACGTGATCGGCGGCTTCGCGCTCGCCACCGCGGTGGTCCTGCTGCTGGCGCCGATCGCGATGGCCGTGCTGGTCCCGCTCTGCCACGCGCTGAGCCGCACCGCCGCCGCCCCGCTGATCCGGGCACCGCAGTCCGGCAACCGCCCGCGCGGCGGCCGACGGGGGCGGACGGGCGGCACCGTGACGTCCGGCGAGCAGCCGCCGGAGTCCGACCTCGCGGCCTAG